TCATTTCACACCCCAGTACATCTAAATTACTGTCCAAATCACCATAAAATCAACACATTCCTCTTCAATCGTAATATGGCTTTGCCAAATAAATAATCGTCGTAAATCAAGGACACTTCATAAGTTTTTGGTCGACAATAAATCTCCATACCAACAATAATGCCATCCTCGATTAGTTGCTAGTTCTCATAATAACTGACAATTGTCCAGATGATTTTAATCGTATCTTGCCGATATGGCGACTATTGTTGCTTTAATAATGGCTCCACAAAAGCTAATAAAACTGCTAATAGAGTATCATTAGTCAACTGACACTACTGACTAAAATAATCCACAAGCCATTTAGCAATAGCTACGAAAAGAGCTTTAAATCGCTGTGATTAAACGCTATCAAGAAACTAATTAGCACTCAGAGATTGAATTTCACTCAATTTTCTGCTCAGTTGTATTTTAATCCGTTCACCACTTTTAAGATCTATACCGGTATGTATCTCAGACCATAAAAAGTGTATCCACAATCAATCAGACAAGTAGCCCCAAATTTTTCAACTGAATTTAGTGACCGAACAAACCATTAATTATTAACACATTTAGGCTAATAATTGCCGTGATTGCTGGTCTTTCGCTCTTAACTCACACTATAAACTTTCTATATGGTCATCAAAATCATTTTATTGGTTTTCACACGAAGACAATTGACAGCGCTTACATATGGTGTTAGTTTTAAATCGTTGTTTTTTAGTTAAACGTTTAACTAAAACAATTATTAAGGACTTAATAATTTCAAGTCGTACTTAGTCGGCCTCATTCGGTACACTAACGACTTACTAGAATTATCGCGCGAATTCTAGAGTTACATCGCAATGATCAGTTTTTTTCAACAAGTCAAACATATTTAGGAGCGAAAACAATGGCCGATAAAAATCAAAAACCGACTTCAAGTGTCGTCGGCAAAATAACTAACGCAAAAATTAAAGATTCAGAACAACCCAAATTACCCTGGCTAGTTTCCTCAGCAATGTTCCTCGCACCACTTTGCTGGTATGGCCCCGTTGTTGGGGCGCGTAACGTTTTATTACCGCAATTATTTAGTCAAATTGATCCTGCTAATAAGGTTTGGGCAGTTGGCCTGTTAGCCACGGTCGCCACAATTACTAGTGCGATTACTAATCTTGCCTTTGGGGCCCTTTCAGATGTGACCCGAACCCGTTTTGGTAAACGAAAACCTTATATTGTTTTAGGTGCTGTTGTGATGGCGGTACTTTTAGCCGTTATCGCCAACATTTCTTCGATTAAAGCTATTATATTTATTTGGATTATTGCCGCAGCCGGTGAAAATGCCATTGCGGCTGCGATGTACCCACAAATTTCCGATCGAGTTGCTCCAAAATGGCGCGGAACCGTGTCGACCTTCTATGGCGTTGGATTTACCATCGCACAACAAGGCTTCGCTTTGATTGCTGCTCAATTCTTAGGCAATGTTAAAGTGGGGATCTACGTCATGGCTGCTACTTCCATCGTTCTTTCAATTGTTCATGTTTTATTGATGAATGAAAAAGACAACCTAGTCGAAGACCATATTCCGTTAAACAAAGAAACTTTGAAAAAGTACTTCTTTTTCCCAACTGAAGATGCCCGTGACTTCTATCTCGCACTCAGTGGTAAATTCTTCATGGTGGTCGGTTCAACAATCGTCACGACTTTTGAACTCTATATTTTTACTGATTACATCGGTCAAAGCACTAGTGACGCCGGCCGTTCAATTTCAATTTTCTCATCAATTATGTTATTTATCGGGGTCTTCTTTGCACTCGTTAGTGGGCCATTAGCTGATAAACTAAATCGAGTTAAAATGCCCGTCGTCATTGCCACCTTTGCGTTAGGGATTGCTGCGTTATTCCCACTATTTGCTAAAGCCGCTTGGGCGATGTTTGCTTACGCCGTAATTGCTGCTTTTGGTAATGGTCTTTATAACTCTGTCGATGGTGCTTTAAACATGGATGTGTTACCTTCTTCCGATACTGCCGGTAAAGATTTGGGCCTGATTAATTTAGCGAACACTTTAGGCCAAATGCTTGGTGCCATTGTTGCCGCAGCCATCGTCGGGAGTTTCGGCTACCAAGCCATCTTTATCTTTGCCGTTATTATGGAGATCATCGGTGGGATCTTAATTGCCGCTATCCGTCGTGTTCGTTAAGTTATCATAAGCTGTCATTATGAAAGGAACAGTGAGCTAAACGATGAACCATTTCAATAGTCAACTTAAAGACAACCCATTAAAGACACGAACTGATTATGTCCAAGCATTATTATCCTTGGTCAAACCGGTCTACGCACTTATGGCGGATGAAAAAAAGCTCGGTCGCGTTCATATCAGTGATTCTGGCTCAGTTTACGATGAACAGCGCCGCGAAATCGAAGGTTTTTTACGCACACTTTGGGGTATTGGCCCGCTCTGTAGCACTGCTGAACGTGCTGAGCAATATCGCCAATACTTTACGCCAGCAACCCAAGGTATTGTTGCTGGTTGTGACCCAAAATCACAATTCTATTGGGGAGACCTGACCGATTATGACCAACTCTTTGTCGAAATGGGTTCATTAGCCACCATGCTCATCTTAACAAAGCCGTTCTTCTATGATCGATTGACCCCTACAGAACAACAAAATATTTATCACTGGTTGGATCAAATCAACCACCGCAAGATTCCACAAACGAATTGGCTCTTTTTTCGGGTTTTGGTTAATACCTTTTTCGAAAAAGCACAGTTAACTGATGTGACTGACCAAATTGATCAGGACCTAACAGCTCTCGATAGTTATTACCTTGAAGATGGTTGGTATTTTGACGGCTACCGCAATCAAATCGACTACTATATTCCATTTGCCATGCAATACTACGGTATCTTGTACAGCATCCTAGCCACGGACAAAACTGAATCACATGTGGCTAAATTTGCTCAGCGTGCGCAACTATTTTCTAAAACATTTAAGAATTGGTTTGTTAAAAACGGGACGGCCCTGCCATTCGGCCGCAGTCAAACTTACCGCTTTGCACAATCGGCTTTTTGGGCTGCCAGCGCCTTTGCTAGGCTTCCTGTCACATCGACGGTTCAAGCTGAAGGCAAATATTTACTCGGAGCAAACATGCATCAGTGGTTTAGCTTGCCGATTTTCACCAGTGATAACTTGTTAAGTATCGGTTACGGCTATCCCAACTTAGTCTTTGCTGAAGGTTACAATGCCCCGGGGTCGCCTTATTGGGCTTTGAAAAATTTCATTGTCTTAGCCTTACCCGATGATGATTCCTTCTGGCAGTTACCAACCACAATACCAAGTTTTCCGGTTCAAACAGTTAATCAAGCGTCACGCATGCTCCTTGTTCACGCTGATCAGGGTCAGGAACTCCAAGCCTTTACAGCTGGTCAACATTCTCACGAACATGCTCATGGCGAAGATAAGTACGAAAAATACGTCTATTCCACGACTTTTGGCTTTAGTGTTAAGAAGGGTAGCGTCTTGCCTAAGCAGGGTGCCTACGACAATACCCTAGCCATTAGTGAAAGTGAAACCGATTATCGGACAGCCTTTGGCTATCAAAAGTTTGCCATCCATGATGATTACGTTTATTCCCAATGGCAGCCTTGGT
This region of Lactobacillus sp. CBA3605 genomic DNA includes:
- a CDS encoding DUF2264 domain-containing protein, whose translation is MNHFNSQLKDNPLKTRTDYVQALLSLVKPVYALMADEKKLGRVHISDSGSVYDEQRREIEGFLRTLWGIGPLCSTAERAEQYRQYFTPATQGIVAGCDPKSQFYWGDLTDYDQLFVEMGSLATMLILTKPFFYDRLTPTEQQNIYHWLDQINHRKIPQTNWLFFRVLVNTFFEKAQLTDVTDQIDQDLTALDSYYLEDGWYFDGYRNQIDYYIPFAMQYYGILYSILATDKTESHVAKFAQRAQLFSKTFKNWFVKNGTALPFGRSQTYRFAQSAFWAASAFARLPVTSTVQAEGKYLLGANMHQWFSLPIFTSDNLLSIGYGYPNLVFAEGYNAPGSPYWALKNFIVLALPDDDSFWQLPTTIPSFPVQTVNQASRMLLVHADQGQELQAFTAGQHSHEHAHGEDKYEKYVYSTTFGFSVKKGSVLPKQGAYDNTLAISESETDYRTAFGYQKFAIHDDYVYSQWQPWSDVTIDNFIVPVYPWHIRIHLIQTARTLNLLEGSFSAPNGGVALTTTEPQQAIYNSSVGATGIVGLTPNLTANISEPEPNTNVFFPKTALPLISGTVTPGKQLVITACLGAAHQQADAVPPMTVNLDGQLAHITIGSQHLDVTLNELAN
- a CDS encoding MFS transporter — protein: MADKNQKPTSSVVGKITNAKIKDSEQPKLPWLVSSAMFLAPLCWYGPVVGARNVLLPQLFSQIDPANKVWAVGLLATVATITSAITNLAFGALSDVTRTRFGKRKPYIVLGAVVMAVLLAVIANISSIKAIIFIWIIAAAGENAIAAAMYPQISDRVAPKWRGTVSTFYGVGFTIAQQGFALIAAQFLGNVKVGIYVMAATSIVLSIVHVLLMNEKDNLVEDHIPLNKETLKKYFFFPTEDARDFYLALSGKFFMVVGSTIVTTFELYIFTDYIGQSTSDAGRSISIFSSIMLFIGVFFALVSGPLADKLNRVKMPVVIATFALGIAALFPLFAKAAWAMFAYAVIAAFGNGLYNSVDGALNMDVLPSSDTAGKDLGLINLANTLGQMLGAIVAAAIVGSFGYQAIFIFAVIMEIIGGILIAAIRRVR